GGTCTTTACCATTGCCGCGATCAAGGGGGAAGGCACGCGCCCACTGATTTTCGCAATCCAGGAACAATTAGAGAAGATGGCCGCCGAAAACCCGCGCCCCACCGCCAGCGACCTTTCGTCAGACGAGGCCGACGAAGGCGAGAACCCCGACGCCCCGCAGGAAGACGAAAGCGAAGACAACCCGGAAGAACATTAAGCATGCAAACCACCCGCCTTGCTCACGCCAAGCGACTAGTCGTCAAAGTCGGCTCGGCGCTCGTCACTAATAACGGCACCGGCCTCGACCTTGTCGCAATTCATGACTGGGCCCGCCAAATCAGCATCCTGCGCAGCCAGGGCAAGGAAGTGGTCCTGGTCTCTTCCGGCGCAATTGCCTGCGGCATGCAACGACTGGGCTGGGACAAGCGCCCAAAATCGGTACACGAACTGCAAGCAGCCGCTGCTGTCGGACAAATGGGACTAGCCCAGGTATACGACAGCGCATTCCTTGAGCACAAACTGCACACCGCACAAATCCTGCTCACCCACGACGATCTGGCCGACCGCAAGCGCTACCTGAACGCCCGCTCGACACTAACCACACTACTCTCTCTTGGCGTCGTCCCGATCATCAACGAAAACGATACCGTCGTTACCGACGAAATCAAATTTGGCGACAATGACACCCTCGGCGCCCTGGTCGCCAACCTGATCGAAGCCGACGCGCTAATCATTCTGACCGACCAGAAAGGCCTCTACACCGCCGACCCACGCAAAGACCCTGAAGCCACACTAATCCAGGAAGCCTGCGCCGGCGACACCTCACTCGAAGCCATGGCCGGGGGTGCCGGCACCCGCGTGGGCACCGGCGGCATGATCACCAAGGTAATTGCCGCCAAGCGGGCCGCCCGTAGCGGCGCCCATACCGCAATTGCCAGCGGCCGCGAAACCGACCCCATTGTTCGCTTGGCAGCCGGAGAGCCAGTTGGCACCCTGCTGATAGCCGGAACCCAACCTCTGGCCGCCCGCAAGCAATGGCTCGCCGACCACCTGCAACTCGCCGGCAGGCTGCACCTTGACCAAGGCGCCATTGACGCATTAAAAGCCGGGAAGAGCCTGCTGCCAGTTGGGGTTATTTCCACCGAAGGAGACTTTGAACGCGGCGCAGCCGTTGCCTGCATCGCCCCCGATGGACAGGAAATCGCACGCGGCCTGAGCAACTACGGCAGCGGCGAAGCCCGCCTGATCGCCCGCAAGGGAACCGCCGAAATCGAAGAACTGCTCGGCTACGTCGACGAACCCGAAATGATCCATCGCGACAACCTGATCCTCACCCGCTAACCCCCCTACCCCAATCCAAACACAAACGCCCGACACAAGCCGTCGGGCGTTTGTGTTTGGACGCACCAGACCCCCGCTGAGAACCGGGTGAAAAATCGCCGCAGACCAAGCCCCAACGACCCAACGGACCAGCCACCAACAAACAGCGAATAGCACCATATAAAAAAAGCCGCCCAAGGGCGGCTTTTTTGCGCTTCCAGCGAATTAACGCTTGGAGAACTGCTTGCGGCGACGTGCTTTGTGGAAGCCAACTTTCTTACGCTCGACTTCACGTGCATCGCGGGTAACGAAACCAGCCTTGGAAAGGGCAGACTTCAAAGTTGCGTCAAACTGAATCAGGGCACGAGTAATACCGTGACGAACAGCGCCGGCCTGACCGGATTCACCGCCACCACAGACATTGACCTTGATATCAAAGCCGTTCAGCTGCTCAACCAATTCGAGCGGCTGGCGAACGATCATGCGACCGGTCACACGGGAGAAGAACTCGTCAATCGGCTTGCCATTGACGACGATGGCACCGGTGCCACGCTTCATGAAAACCCGAGCAACGGCGCTCTTGCGACGGCCGGTACCGTAGAAATAAGCTTCTGCCATGATGACCCCTTAGATTTCCAGAGCCTTGGGCTGCTGGGCGGTATGCGGATGCTGATCGCCGGCGTAGCACTTCAGCTTCTTCAGCATGGCATAACCGAGCGGACCCTTCGGCAGCATACCCTTGACGGCCTTTTCGAGGGCCCGACCCGGGAAGCGCTGCTGCATCTTCTTGAAGTTGGTTTCGTAAATACCGCCAGGATAGCCAGAGTGACGGAAGTACTTCTTATCGTCAGCCTTGTTACCGGTAACGGTGATCTTGTCGACATTGGTCACAACGATGAAATCGCCGCAGTCGACGTGCGGGGTGAAGATGGCCTTGTGCTTGCCACGCAGGCGAGAAGCAATTTCGGAAGCGAGGCGGCCGAGCACCTTGTCTGTGGCGTCTACCACAAACCACTCGCGCTTCACCTCATGTGGCTTGGCGGAAAACGTTTTCATGTGAGTGCCGTCCTGAAAAATAGGGCGCAGAAATTAAGAAAGTCGTGGATTCTATCCACATCACTCCCCCCCTGTCAATCACTGAAACAAAAATTCTCTCTTCAGGCAAAAAAAACGCGGCTCGCTGAGCCGCGCTAAATCCACACCAAAGGAGGAGGGTGGAGGAGACAAATCTGAACCGAAGTCGGTTCGTACGCTTCGCATTATGCCCAAGACCACGGCTTTGATCAAGTCCTTTTGTGCATCGCACAACAATTAAAGAAATGGCTTAATAAATAATGCATATGCAATACAACATATTGTTTTTATTTATAAACTACATATTTTAGTGAATTAATTGACCTATTGCTAACCAGCACACCCCACCTATCACCCAGTCCTGACAAGAACAAAATTGCTGCAGCGCAGCAATCAATTTCGCCACAAAATTCCTTCACGCCACCGCGCCCACTCGCGGAAATCGTGTTTCAGGCTAGAATCACCGCCTGTTTTTTCGGGAGTTTGCAATGGAGTGCACAGTCAGATGGATGGGTAGCGACGCAGGAATGTCCTTTGTCGCCGAAACGGGAAGCGGCCACATGCTGGCCATGGATGGCGCACCTGAGGCTGGCGGCCGCAATCTAGCCCCACGCCCGATGGAAATGCTGCTGGCGGGAACCGGCGGATGCTCGGCATTTGACGTCGTACTGATTTTAAAAAAGGGGCGCCACCAGGTCACCGGCTGCGACGTGAGCCTGAAAGCGGAACGCGCCGACAGCGATCCGAAAGTATTCACCAGGATCCATCTGCACTATCGCGTCAAAGGACGGCAACTGAAAGCAGAAGCTGTCGCCCGGGCAATCGAGTTATCGAAAGACAAATACTGCTCAGCCTCGATCATGCTGGGAGAAACAGCCGCCATCAGCTACGACTTCGAAATCATCGAAGAGGTGAGTTGAAAGCCTCGCGCGACAATGCGTTGCTGCCGCCATAGTGCCAGTCAGGAATACGCCTGACGCAACCGCTTCTCTGGCCGCACCGAAAGCAGCGAACAAAGACTCCGGGAGGATCAACACTCCCGGCATCCGCGCCCGCCCCGTAACCACACCGGAACACCTCAGCAGACGACGTGTCCCCGGGCTTGCTTCAGAGACGATAGGCAGTACCAGTCATCACCCGCCCCATGACCTTCATCGCCGACCTCACCGGGAGAGGCAATTCAGCAGCACCAAAATGAACGGCC
This genomic window from Dechloromonas sp. ZY10 contains:
- the proB gene encoding glutamate 5-kinase, whose translation is MQTTRLAHAKRLVVKVGSALVTNNGTGLDLVAIHDWARQISILRSQGKEVVLVSSGAIACGMQRLGWDKRPKSVHELQAAAAVGQMGLAQVYDSAFLEHKLHTAQILLTHDDLADRKRYLNARSTLTTLLSLGVVPIINENDTVVTDEIKFGDNDTLGALVANLIEADALIILTDQKGLYTADPRKDPEATLIQEACAGDTSLEAMAGGAGTRVGTGGMITKVIAAKRAARSGAHTAIASGRETDPIVRLAAGEPVGTLLIAGTQPLAARKQWLADHLQLAGRLHLDQGAIDALKAGKSLLPVGVISTEGDFERGAAVACIAPDGQEIARGLSNYGSGEARLIARKGTAEIEELLGYVDEPEMIHRDNLILTR
- the rpsI gene encoding 30S ribosomal protein S9; the encoded protein is MAEAYFYGTGRRKSAVARVFMKRGTGAIVVNGKPIDEFFSRVTGRMIVRQPLELVEQLNGFDIKVNVCGGGESGQAGAVRHGITRALIQFDATLKSALSKAGFVTRDAREVERKKVGFHKARRRKQFSKR
- the rplM gene encoding 50S ribosomal protein L13 → MKTFSAKPHEVKREWFVVDATDKVLGRLASEIASRLRGKHKAIFTPHVDCGDFIVVTNVDKITVTGNKADDKKYFRHSGYPGGIYETNFKKMQQRFPGRALEKAVKGMLPKGPLGYAMLKKLKCYAGDQHPHTAQQPKALEI
- a CDS encoding OsmC family protein, producing the protein MECTVRWMGSDAGMSFVAETGSGHMLAMDGAPEAGGRNLAPRPMEMLLAGTGGCSAFDVVLILKKGRHQVTGCDVSLKAERADSDPKVFTRIHLHYRVKGRQLKAEAVARAIELSKDKYCSASIMLGETAAISYDFEIIEEVS